AGCCGGGCGGCACAGCCCTTGGCCAGATCGCTCGCGGTCTGAATCTGGAAGGACAGCGGCCGCATGTCGGGCGCGAGCCGGGCGTTGATCAAGACGGAGGGGTCGATCTTCTTCGTCTCGGCATACGTGGCGGCCTTCGCGAGGATCGCCGACAGATTGCCCAGCATGCGCACGAGGGAGGGGATGGAGGCCTGATACATCGACAGGGACATGGGGTAGCTCCGGGGGTAGGGGGACTGCGAGGGGCTCCCACCCTGGGCTTCGGGGGATGACGAGGGCGGGGCCGACCGGCAGGTTGGGGGCCCGCGCGAGGGCTGTCAATCGTCGAATCCGTCACACGGCGGGCGGGCCCGCGCCCCACTCATCGCCGCGGCGCGGCAGGACGGGGCTCCTCTTCGAGCAGCCTTCGCACGATGCACAGCAGGCGCTCGCACGCGTTCGCCGTGCCCATGCTCTGGGCGCTCACCTGGGCACCTTCGATGACGAAGACGAACTCGCTGGCGACCGCCTCGGGATCGGCAAGGCCCGCCTGGGCGCAGAGGGCCACCACGCGGCGCGTCTGCGCGGTCTTGTGGGCTTCAATCACCTGCCGCGCGGGGTGGTTCCGGTCGGGCAATTCCGCCACGGAGTTGAGGAACGGGCAGCCCCGGTCCGACTCTCCCGACAGCCGCTCGGTGATGTGCTTCGCCCAGCCCAGCAGTTGTGCGCGGGGATCTCCCGGGTGCTCGGCGGCGAGCCGCTCCAGCACGGCCTCATCGCGCGCCACCTCGAGCCGGAGCCATTCGGTTACCAGCGCGTCCTTGGACTCGAAGTGGCGGTAGAGCGCCATCTTCGTGGTCTCCGCGCGCGCGGCGATCGCCTCCACGCCCACGCCCCGGATGCCTTCCCGGTAGAACAGCTCCTCGGCCGCCGCGAGGATCCGCTCCCGGGGCGGCACCTTCATCGTCTTGTCCTTCATCCCTTCCCCTTGACTCTGATACCGGTCGGTATCATTAAGCGATACCGCTCGGTATCATCCGAGCCCGGACGGTGTCCGGCAATCCTACATCCAGGAGATCTTTCATGACGATGCGCACCCTTTCCAGGAGTGCCACGCTGGCCGCGTTGCTCACGGTGACGGGGGGGCTGTTCACGGCGCCCGCCCAGGCCGCCGCGC
The DNA window shown above is from Cystobacter fuscus DSM 2262 and carries:
- a CDS encoding TetR/AcrR family transcriptional regulator; the encoded protein is MKDKTMKVPPRERILAAAEELFYREGIRGVGVEAIAARAETTKMALYRHFESKDALVTEWLRLEVARDEAVLERLAAEHPGDPRAQLLGWAKHITERLSGESDRGCPFLNSVAELPDRNHPARQVIEAHKTAQTRRVVALCAQAGLADPEAVASEFVFVIEGAQVSAQSMGTANACERLLCIVRRLLEEEPRPAAPRR